The sequence TGCCGGCTTTGCGCCAGTCGCCAAGCCGCTCCACCACCCGGTCCGGTTGCTTTTTGGCGATGTCATTCAGGTGGTTGGCGACCGATCTTGTCACGTATCGCGTCGGGTCCGTATGAAGCCGATCCAGAAGCGGCAGGGTCTGATCGGCGGTCAGATCGACGGCCCGCGCCCAAGGCAGGCGCGGCCGTGTGCCTTCGCTGACGAGGCGGCGGACGTGATAATTCGGGTCTTCGGACCAGCGCAGCAGCCGGTTCAGCGTCTGCTCCGGCCAGCGGTTCAGGAAGGGACGGATGTAGAATTCCATCGAGAACCGCTGCGTCGCCGCGTGGAGAAGATCCAATGCTCTCTCGCGGTGATGTTCCAGCCCGTGCCGCACCGCAAGGATACCGGGCACCGCATGAACGAAATGGCCGAAATCATCGTCCCGCAGGGCCGGGTCCAGCGGTGGCGGCATCATGGCCTCCAGCTGGTCGGCCATCAGCGGGAAATCTGGGGAAAGCTGCGGCTCGAGGCAATCGGCCATCCACTCCAGCCGTTCGAGCAGACCACGGTCGGCGAACCCGGCCAGCACCTCTTGTCGGAACGGGCCCGGGTCGAAACCCGGCAGGCCGGCGGCGTATTCTGCCGCCAGCCTGCCGATGCTGTCCGCGTTGAACAGGTGATCCTTGAGCGAGAACGCCTCGGCCACCGCGCTAGAGCCCGACCCCGCAGGCGCGGGTGATCGGCACGATGTCGCGTTGCAGGCGCAGACCCGCCGCCGCGTGGATGCGCGCCGCCAGACCGCCGAAATCGGCGGCAGCGCGCAGGCGTGCGGCCTTCGCCGCCCCGTTTTCGACCGCGCGCACGTAGGTCTCGGCGGCGGCGCGGCCCTTCATCCGTTCAAGCTCGCGCAGCGCACAGCCAGAGGCCGCCCGGCGCGCGGCGCTCCACCGCGCCCCGGCCGGATCGGCGCCCATCACCGTCAGCATCCGGGCATCGATCGCGCCCTGCGCCGCTTCGAGCCGCGGGAGGAGGTCGTCCGCCCGCAGGGGTTGCGTCGCGAGGCACACGACCGCGACGCAAAGCGCCAGCTTGCCCATACGCGAGGCCCCGGTCACATGGTGATGTTGGTTGCGCCGCCATCCAGCAGCAGGTTCTGACCCACGATGAAACCGGCGTGCTGCGAGCAGAGGAAGGCGCAGGCGGCACCGAATTCCTGCCGCGTGCCGTAGCGCCCTGCAGGAATGCCCGAGGCGCGTTCCTTGCGGGCCTCC is a genomic window of Sulfitobacter alexandrii containing:
- a CDS encoding DNA alkylation repair protein, with translation MAEAFSLKDHLFNADSIGRLAAEYAAGLPGFDPGPFRQEVLAGFADRGLLERLEWMADCLEPQLSPDFPLMADQLEAMMPPPLDPALRDDDFGHFVHAVPGILAVRHGLEHHRERALDLLHAATQRFSMEFYIRPFLNRWPEQTLNRLLRWSEDPNYHVRRLVSEGTRPRLPWARAVDLTADQTLPLLDRLHTDPTRYVTRSVANHLNDIAKKQPDRVVERLGDWRKAGKQDDSELAWMTRHALRTLIKRGDPAALDLLGYRRDIPVNAVLALDSGSVSIGGKLAFSLELTASVDLPVVVDYRLRFARPGGNDTEKVFKLRATRIEAGRPLILQKAHRMKGDATTFTLHPGPHRVTVQVNGADVAAADFDLTA